Proteins co-encoded in one Christiangramia fulva genomic window:
- a CDS encoding MBL fold metallo-hydrolase RNA specificity domain-containing protein, translating to MKTNQINIHFLGAAGTVTGSKYLVNTGERKILIDCGLFQGLKELRLKNWEYPPFEVSEIDMVLLTHGHMDHTGYLPRLVKQGFNGPIYGTNPTLDIAKIILNDSAKIQEQEAERANKEGYSKHNPAEPLYDLKDVEKTIPHFKGIPQAQWITLFDGIRARFQYSGHILGATYIELDIYRKRFVFSGDIGRTNDLLLYPPLKPKKADILFVESTYGGRFHPDEVEALPKIEKLINDTINRGGSLFIPSFSVERAQLMMLIFWKLLKENKIPKVQMIMDSPMGANVLELFHRTRDWHRLEENECDEMCSHFTVVSSYRETMELRTDNKPKIVIAGSGMLTGGRMLNYLETQAQNPNNTLLFVGYQAEGTRGRKLLEGEKELKVYGIWVPFNMQVAEIEGLSAHGDHAELIEWMGDIKNKPERIFIVHGEKESAEALQKGIKETYGWNTEIPQLYTIEEIE from the coding sequence ATGAAAACTAATCAAATAAACATCCACTTTTTAGGGGCGGCAGGTACAGTAACCGGCTCAAAATATTTAGTGAATACGGGAGAGAGAAAGATACTCATAGACTGTGGCCTTTTTCAAGGTTTGAAGGAATTACGCCTTAAAAACTGGGAGTATCCACCATTTGAAGTTTCAGAAATTGATATGGTATTGCTCACACACGGTCATATGGACCACACAGGATATCTACCCAGATTGGTAAAACAAGGCTTCAATGGTCCCATTTATGGTACGAATCCTACTTTGGACATTGCAAAAATCATTTTGAATGATAGTGCAAAAATTCAGGAACAGGAAGCCGAACGTGCCAACAAAGAAGGTTATTCCAAACATAATCCTGCGGAACCGCTTTACGATTTAAAGGATGTAGAAAAAACCATTCCGCATTTCAAGGGCATTCCACAAGCACAATGGATTACGTTATTTGATGGTATCAGGGCTCGCTTCCAGTACAGCGGGCATATTCTGGGTGCAACTTATATTGAGTTGGATATTTATAGAAAACGCTTTGTCTTCTCTGGAGACATTGGTAGAACCAATGATTTATTGCTCTATCCACCCCTTAAACCAAAAAAAGCGGATATACTTTTCGTTGAGTCCACTTACGGAGGAAGGTTTCATCCTGATGAAGTAGAAGCGCTTCCAAAAATTGAAAAATTAATCAACGATACCATCAATAGAGGTGGCAGCTTATTTATTCCCAGTTTTTCGGTAGAGCGTGCCCAACTAATGATGCTTATCTTTTGGAAATTACTCAAGGAGAACAAAATCCCTAAAGTTCAAATGATTATGGATAGCCCAATGGGTGCCAACGTATTAGAACTGTTTCATAGAACTCGTGATTGGCACAGATTGGAAGAGAATGAATGCGATGAAATGTGTTCGCACTTTACAGTAGTAAGTAGTTATCGTGAAACAATGGAATTACGAACTGATAACAAACCAAAAATTGTAATTGCAGGGAGTGGAATGCTCACAGGTGGAAGAATGCTCAACTATCTTGAAACACAGGCACAAAATCCGAATAACACCTTGCTTTTTGTAGGCTATCAAGCTGAAGGCACACGTGGTAGAAAGCTGTTGGAAGGTGAGAAAGAACTAAAAGTCTATGGAATATGGGTGCCTTTCAATATGCAGGTCGCTGAAATTGAAGGTCTCTCGGCACACGGAGACCACGCAGAACTTATAGAATGGATGGGCGACATTAAAAATAAGCCCGAACGTATATTCATTGTCCACGGTGAAAAAGAAAGTGCAGAAGCATTACAAAAAGGTATCAAGGAAACCTATGGATGGAATACAGAAATTCCGCAATTATACACCATCGAAGAAATAGAATAA
- a CDS encoding copper-translocating P-type ATPase: MEHHDEHKEQSKNKAKREARKEETNLKDDLTEKTKHGHNEAMDRDVMDHDKGKHGDHEPAHGHAGHDHHKIMIEDFKKRFWITLVLTIPILFLSPMIQDFLGYEFLLPGNKYILFALSTVVYFYGGWPFLKGFWSEVKKAAPGMMTLISMAITVAYLYSSATVFGLEGVDFFWELATLIAIMLVGHWIEMKSVLGASKALQLLVSMMPAEAHRVNGDQVEDVKLDTLKKGDIILVKPGEKVPADAIIVEGESYLNESMLTGESKPVKKSTDQKIIGGSINGNGSLKAKVEHTGKDSYLNKVITMVEEAQKSKSKMQNLSDRAAKWLTYIALGIGFGTLAVWLILGFPFVYALERMVTVMVIACPHALGLAIPLVVAISTAVSAQNGLLIRNRTAFEESRKITALLFDKTGTLTKGDFGVTRIESVNDQFSKEEVLRLASALEQSSEHPIAVGIIKKVKDDKVAIPKPENFNAITGKGVEAIVEGKEVKVVSPGYLRDENINIPEDAYSDAAETVVFVLIDGVLAGYIALADEIRPESADAIRIFKKNNIKVFMATGDNEKTAKAVSDKLGLDGYYSEVLPHQKVEIVKELESKGEFVAMTGDGVNDAPALAQANVGIAVGSGTDVAAETADIILVNSNPQDIANLILFGKATYDKMIQNLIWATGYNVVAIPLAAGVLYSTGFILGPAVGAVFMSLSTVIVAINAQLLKKKIGK; this comes from the coding sequence ATGGAACATCACGACGAACACAAGGAGCAGTCAAAGAATAAAGCGAAGCGGGAAGCCAGAAAAGAAGAAACCAACTTAAAGGATGATCTGACCGAAAAAACGAAACATGGGCATAATGAGGCGATGGACCGGGATGTGATGGATCATGACAAGGGTAAGCATGGCGATCATGAACCCGCTCATGGCCATGCAGGCCATGACCACCACAAAATAATGATTGAAGATTTCAAGAAGCGTTTTTGGATAACTCTTGTTCTAACTATCCCAATCCTCTTCCTGTCGCCAATGATCCAGGATTTTCTTGGGTACGAATTTCTTCTGCCTGGAAATAAGTACATCCTTTTTGCCCTCTCCACTGTTGTTTACTTCTATGGAGGCTGGCCATTTTTAAAAGGCTTTTGGTCCGAAGTGAAAAAAGCTGCGCCCGGAATGATGACCCTTATTTCTATGGCAATTACAGTGGCCTATCTTTACAGTTCTGCTACAGTCTTTGGTCTTGAGGGAGTTGACTTTTTCTGGGAACTCGCTACCCTTATAGCTATCATGCTGGTAGGGCACTGGATTGAAATGAAGTCTGTTTTGGGTGCTTCTAAAGCTTTACAGCTTTTGGTGAGTATGATGCCTGCGGAAGCGCATCGGGTAAACGGAGATCAGGTTGAAGATGTAAAGCTGGATACTTTAAAAAAAGGAGATATAATTCTTGTGAAACCCGGTGAAAAGGTGCCTGCAGATGCTATAATCGTAGAAGGCGAAAGCTACCTGAATGAATCGATGCTCACCGGAGAATCAAAACCGGTAAAGAAAAGTACAGATCAAAAAATAATCGGAGGATCCATTAATGGCAATGGGTCTTTAAAGGCTAAAGTAGAACACACAGGGAAAGATAGTTACCTCAATAAAGTGATCACTATGGTGGAGGAAGCACAAAAGTCCAAATCCAAGATGCAAAATCTTTCTGACAGAGCCGCAAAATGGTTAACCTACATAGCCTTGGGTATCGGTTTTGGCACCCTTGCGGTTTGGTTGATCTTAGGCTTTCCTTTTGTATATGCACTTGAGAGAATGGTCACCGTAATGGTCATTGCCTGCCCTCATGCATTAGGACTGGCAATTCCACTTGTAGTTGCAATTTCTACAGCAGTATCTGCTCAAAATGGGTTGTTAATTCGTAACAGAACGGCTTTTGAAGAATCCCGAAAAATTACCGCCTTACTTTTTGATAAAACCGGAACCCTTACCAAAGGAGACTTCGGCGTCACCCGTATCGAATCTGTGAATGATCAATTCTCCAAAGAAGAGGTTTTACGACTCGCCAGTGCGTTGGAACAGAGTTCTGAACACCCTATTGCTGTTGGGATCATCAAAAAAGTAAAAGATGATAAAGTCGCTATTCCTAAGCCCGAAAATTTTAATGCAATTACAGGTAAAGGGGTGGAAGCGATTGTAGAGGGAAAAGAGGTGAAAGTAGTAAGTCCCGGATACTTGCGAGATGAAAACATTAACATCCCAGAAGATGCCTATAGTGATGCAGCCGAAACCGTGGTTTTTGTACTGATCGACGGGGTATTAGCAGGGTATATAGCACTTGCCGATGAGATTAGACCGGAATCGGCAGATGCCATCAGGATATTTAAAAAGAATAATATTAAAGTGTTCATGGCCACAGGAGATAACGAGAAGACCGCTAAAGCAGTTAGTGATAAACTCGGGCTGGATGGATATTATTCGGAAGTCTTACCCCATCAAAAGGTAGAAATTGTCAAAGAATTGGAAAGTAAGGGAGAATTTGTAGCCATGACCGGTGACGGGGTTAACGATGCCCCGGCTTTGGCTCAGGCAAATGTGGGTATTGCCGTTGGTTCGGGAACAGACGTGGCCGCAGAAACTGCCGATATCATCCTGGTGAACAGCAACCCTCAGGATATTGCCAATCTTATCCTCTTTGGAAAAGCTACTTATGATAAGATGATTCAGAACCTGATTTGGGCAACGGGTTATAATGTAGTTGCCATTCCATTAGCTGCCGGAGTGTTATATTCCACAGGATTTATTTTAGGACCTGCTGTTGGAGCCGTGTTTATGAGCCTGAGTACAGTTATAGTCGCAATTAATGCGCAGTTACTAAAGAAAAAGATTGGAAAATAA
- a CDS encoding phosphoribosylpyrophosphate synthetase: MNNYDTLSEAVNGLQARGYKYDFNLKTHCLECPSLKLEIHPQDFLVNEVYRFEGMSSTDDSSILFAISSRYGVRGILVDAYGIYSENISETMRTKLKQINQ, translated from the coding sequence ATGAACAATTACGACACCCTTTCAGAAGCTGTGAATGGCCTCCAGGCCAGAGGTTACAAATACGATTTTAACCTAAAGACCCACTGTCTGGAGTGCCCCTCTTTAAAGCTGGAGATACACCCACAGGATTTTTTGGTCAATGAAGTATATAGATTCGAAGGGATGAGCAGTACAGATGACAGCAGTATATTATTTGCTATCTCTTCCCGTTACGGGGTCAGGGGGATTTTGGTAGATGCATACGGTATCTATTCAGAGAATATTTCGGAAACAATGAGAACCAAACTAAAACAAATTAATCAGTAA
- a CDS encoding type II glyceraldehyde-3-phosphate dehydrogenase, with amino-acid sequence MKKIAVVGYGVIGKRVADAIDKQDDMELTGICDIISDWRIENAVRKNYDIYSATQEAEKEMKNAGFSVKGGMTELLDQVDLVVDCTPKKVAAKNVERYKSQGKKFIVQGGEKHETAGHSFSAENNYQTALNIDATRVVSCNTTSILRTLTALKRADLLLSARGTLLRRATDPWESHMGGIMNTMVPEKDIPSHQGPDAQSVDPELDVITAAVKVPETLSHMHYWNVKLKKKASKDDVLNAFKTSTRIKMIRYDQGLVSNNTIKEFFLDMGRPWGDMYEVALWEDMLKVQGDELFYAYVVDNQAIVIPETIDAIRALTGLEKNAQDSIIKTNRILGI; translated from the coding sequence ATGAAAAAGATAGCAGTAGTAGGATACGGGGTTATTGGCAAAAGAGTTGCCGATGCCATTGACAAACAAGATGATATGGAGTTAACCGGCATTTGTGATATCATAAGTGACTGGCGCATAGAAAATGCGGTAAGAAAGAACTACGATATTTATAGCGCCACACAAGAAGCAGAAAAGGAAATGAAAAATGCCGGATTCTCCGTTAAAGGCGGAATGACAGAGCTTTTAGATCAGGTGGACCTGGTTGTGGATTGCACCCCTAAAAAAGTTGCCGCAAAAAACGTTGAACGATACAAAAGTCAAGGTAAAAAATTTATTGTACAAGGAGGTGAAAAGCATGAAACTGCGGGCCATTCATTCAGTGCCGAAAACAATTACCAAACCGCTCTAAACATAGATGCTACGCGGGTGGTTTCGTGCAACACCACCTCCATTTTAAGAACTCTTACGGCCCTCAAAAGAGCAGATCTATTACTAAGTGCCCGCGGTACTCTATTGCGAAGAGCAACAGATCCCTGGGAAAGCCATATGGGGGGAATCATGAATACAATGGTTCCTGAAAAAGATATTCCCAGTCATCAGGGTCCCGATGCTCAAAGTGTAGATCCCGAACTGGATGTTATTACTGCTGCAGTCAAAGTACCTGAAACCCTGAGCCACATGCACTATTGGAATGTAAAACTGAAGAAAAAGGCCTCAAAAGATGACGTTTTAAATGCTTTTAAAACCTCGACAAGAATAAAGATGATCCGGTATGACCAGGGTTTGGTTTCCAATAACACCATTAAAGAATTTTTTCTGGATATGGGTCGACCTTGGGGAGATATGTACGAAGTAGCACTTTGGGAAGATATGTTGAAGGTACAGGGGGATGAACTGTTTTATGCATATGTAGTAGATAATCAGGCGATTGTAATCCCTGAAACTATTGACGCCATAAGAGCACTCACAGGTCTTGAAAAGAATGCTCAAGATTCTATTATAAAGACTAACCGTATTTTAGGAATATAA
- a CDS encoding universal stress protein: MNNILVPTNFSENCRKAEELGLKMAEFYNSEIHFFHLIKTPVDWVRLDKQKEDRYPETKLEIGSAKADLRELEKKAEGQGLKCRTFLEFNGEINNILSHCGHFEHDFIVTGSSGTKGGIRELLGSNVEEIVRKAEVPVIVVKDKEVSFPFKDILFVSDFKEDVTEEFQHVKSLAEKCDARVHLLKVNTITDFNSIEQGLQPIKDFLKNFPGFTAYTMNVYNESGVEEGINDFLAYKNVDLIAMCTHGRTGFLSLFSSSTVEKITNHSELPVMTIKM; the protein is encoded by the coding sequence ATGAACAATATACTCGTACCTACCAATTTTTCTGAAAATTGTCGAAAAGCAGAGGAGCTGGGGCTCAAAATGGCCGAATTTTATAACTCGGAAATCCATTTCTTCCATTTGATTAAAACTCCCGTAGACTGGGTTCGACTGGACAAACAGAAGGAAGATCGATATCCTGAAACAAAATTAGAGATTGGCAGTGCAAAAGCCGATTTGAGAGAGTTAGAAAAAAAAGCAGAGGGACAAGGACTCAAATGCAGGACCTTTTTGGAATTTAATGGTGAGATCAACAACATACTAAGCCACTGCGGTCATTTTGAACACGACTTTATAGTTACCGGTAGTAGTGGCACAAAAGGAGGAATTCGTGAATTACTTGGAAGCAACGTGGAAGAAATAGTGAGAAAAGCCGAGGTGCCTGTCATCGTAGTCAAAGATAAGGAAGTTTCTTTTCCTTTTAAAGATATTTTATTTGTCTCAGATTTTAAAGAAGATGTGACAGAAGAATTTCAACACGTAAAATCACTTGCTGAAAAATGTGATGCCCGCGTCCATTTATTAAAGGTAAATACTATAACCGATTTTAATAGTATTGAGCAGGGTCTGCAACCTATTAAAGATTTTCTTAAAAATTTTCCAGGGTTCACCGCTTACACAATGAATGTCTATAACGAATCGGGTGTAGAGGAAGGCATAAATGATTTTCTGGCATACAAGAATGTGGATCTTATTGCTATGTGTACTCACGGACGTACGGGATTTCTAAGCCTCTTCTCCAGTAGCACTGTTGAAAAGATAACCAACCATTCTGAATTGCCTGTAATGACTATAAAAATGTAA
- a CDS encoding P-II family nitrogen regulator: MKEIKAFIRPNKIKEVISSLRREGHCCLTVFEGEGTGDYTDPEKEWPSLKLPFLHSKMFKLEIVCENSKVEAICEIIRQNGKTGKSGDGLIYVSDVQDTFKIRDTKNDNVK; the protein is encoded by the coding sequence ATGAAAGAAATAAAAGCATTCATTCGGCCAAATAAAATCAAGGAGGTGATTTCTTCCTTGAGAAGAGAAGGACACTGCTGTTTAACAGTCTTCGAAGGAGAAGGAACCGGAGATTATACTGATCCCGAAAAAGAATGGCCTTCCCTCAAACTACCATTCCTCCACAGCAAGATGTTTAAACTGGAAATCGTTTGTGAGAATAGTAAAGTTGAGGCTATTTGTGAAATCATTCGTCAAAATGGCAAAACAGGAAAGAGTGGTGATGGTTTAATATATGTTTCTGATGTGCAGGATACATTTAAAATAAGAGATACCAAAAACGATAATGTGAAGTAA
- a CDS encoding ATP cone domain-containing protein, which translates to MKKSVMVQKSSGEYEEFRIDKLINSLKRSQASDSLIQQILEQVESQLYDGITTKTIYQMAFKILKNKARVNASKYKLKNAIMELGPSGFPFEKFVGKILEMEGFSANVGVIVQGNCVQHEVDVIAQKGDKHYMIECKYHSDQGRFCNVKIPLYIHSRFLDVEKQWENQKGHRAKLHKGGVYTNTRFTTDAIQYGKCVGLLMTSWDYPRGNGLKDRIDQSGLHPLTALTTLTKAEKTKLLDEGIVLCKELHENPELLDKVGIPNSRHKRILEDSLELCKI; encoded by the coding sequence ATGAAAAAATCAGTCATGGTTCAAAAGTCTTCGGGTGAGTATGAGGAGTTCCGTATTGACAAACTCATCAATTCCCTGAAACGGTCTCAGGCAAGCGATAGTTTAATTCAGCAAATACTTGAACAAGTTGAAAGCCAGCTTTATGATGGAATTACCACAAAAACGATCTATCAGATGGCATTTAAAATTCTTAAGAATAAAGCAAGGGTAAATGCTTCAAAATACAAGCTCAAAAATGCCATTATGGAATTAGGGCCATCAGGATTTCCCTTTGAAAAATTTGTTGGTAAGATTTTGGAGATGGAAGGCTTTAGCGCAAATGTGGGAGTTATTGTTCAAGGTAATTGTGTACAGCACGAAGTTGATGTTATCGCCCAAAAAGGCGACAAACACTATATGATTGAATGTAAATACCATAGCGACCAAGGCAGGTTTTGCAACGTGAAAATCCCGTTGTATATCCATTCCCGTTTTTTGGACGTGGAAAAGCAATGGGAAAACCAAAAAGGTCACAGGGCTAAACTTCACAAAGGTGGGGTGTACACCAACACGCGTTTCACAACCGATGCCATTCAGTACGGAAAATGTGTTGGATTACTGATGACCAGTTGGGATTATCCAAGAGGAAATGGCCTTAAAGATAGAATAGACCAATCTGGCCTGCATCCATTAACAGCATTAACAACCCTTACCAAAGCTGAAAAAACAAAATTATTAGATGAAGGTATCGTGCTCTGCAAAGAGCTTCACGAAAATCCCGAATTACTAGATAAAGTAGGAATTCCCAACTCCCGACACAAAAGAATTCTGGAAGATTCACTTGAACTATGCAAAATCTAA
- a CDS encoding ribose-phosphate pyrophosphokinase has protein sequence MKTILFSLPGNEILTELLAKKMDAEIGKANVRKFPDGESYTRILSDVKEKCVVLVCTLHEPDEKLLPLYFLSHTAKSLGAMCTCLVAPYLAYMRQDKVFNEGEGVTSGFFGKLISGFADSITTVDPHLHRISSLGEVYQIPNKVIHAADAISEWIKENIKNPVLIGPDSESEQWVSKVAKNAGAPFIVLQKMRHGDRDVEVSVPDVDKYKDATPILVDDIISTARTMIETVQHLKKAGMKPPICVGIHAVFSGNSYKDLLGSGVEKIVTCHTIPHPSNGIDLSDIMAKEVKKLMHQI, from the coding sequence ATGAAAACAATATTATTTAGCCTTCCCGGAAATGAAATACTTACAGAACTTTTAGCAAAAAAAATGGATGCTGAAATAGGGAAAGCCAACGTGCGTAAATTCCCTGACGGGGAGTCGTACACGCGTATATTATCTGATGTTAAAGAAAAATGTGTGGTACTAGTATGCACCTTGCACGAACCGGACGAGAAACTGTTGCCTCTATATTTTTTAAGCCACACAGCCAAATCATTGGGAGCAATGTGTACCTGTTTGGTAGCACCTTATTTGGCGTATATGCGCCAGGACAAAGTTTTTAATGAAGGTGAAGGCGTTACTTCCGGTTTTTTTGGAAAATTGATTTCAGGCTTTGCCGATAGCATTACCACAGTTGACCCTCACTTACATAGAATTAGTTCTTTGGGAGAAGTATATCAAATACCTAATAAAGTGATTCACGCAGCCGATGCCATTTCAGAATGGATCAAGGAAAACATCAAAAACCCGGTACTTATCGGACCTGATTCGGAAAGCGAACAATGGGTTTCCAAAGTCGCCAAAAATGCTGGAGCACCATTTATAGTATTACAAAAGATGCGCCACGGTGACCGTGATGTAGAGGTCTCTGTTCCAGATGTGGATAAATACAAAGATGCTACACCTATTTTGGTTGATGATATTATTTCCACAGCCCGAACAATGATTGAAACCGTACAACATTTGAAAAAAGCAGGAATGAAACCACCTATCTGCGTAGGCATTCACGCCGTTTTTTCAGGAAATTCCTATAAAGATTTATTGGGTTCCGGGGTGGAAAAAATAGTGACTTGCCATACCATCCCGCATCCTTCAAATGGAATAGATTTAAGTGATATTATGGCAAAAGAGGTGAAAAAATTAATGCACCAGATATGA
- a CDS encoding thymidine phosphorylase family protein produces the protein MDPHSNILKYKHLGIYTQNEYVVYMREDCHVCSSEGFVALTRIRISNATTSIVASLNVLSSGLLLPNEIGLSDAAAKKLNVSQNEMLYVSHLEPIESLSHVRAKIYNQKLDFKAYNNIINDIVEGNYSNIHLSAFITACAGDRMDIDEIADLTKAMIASGKQLDWSKDIVVDKHCIGGLPGNRTTPLVVAIVAAYGLTMPKTSSRAITSPAGTADTMEVLTNVTLSSKEIKAVVEKEGGCFVWGGTAQLSPADDVLIKIEKALDIDSEGQLIASVLSKKAAAGSTHVVIDIPSGETAKVRSTEMALKLKNHMETVGTAVGLKVKAVVTDGTQPVGRGIGPTLEAIDILKVLKNEADAPKDLTERALLLAAELFELSGKEEKGLGLETARQILKSGKAYEKFIAICKAQGRFSKPVLAPHKIEITAERSGILKRIDNRKIAKLAKLSGAPQSISAGILLNIHLGEQIEKNQLLYTLYAESKGELNYALEYKNNHNDIITII, from the coding sequence ATGGACCCACACTCAAACATACTAAAATACAAACATCTCGGGATTTACACCCAAAACGAATATGTAGTGTATATGCGTGAGGATTGCCACGTCTGTAGTTCTGAAGGGTTTGTAGCACTAACAAGGATCAGGATATCAAATGCAACCACCTCAATCGTCGCAAGCCTTAACGTTTTGAGTTCCGGCCTTCTTTTACCAAATGAAATAGGCCTTTCGGATGCTGCAGCAAAAAAACTGAATGTTTCCCAAAATGAAATGCTGTATGTTTCCCATTTGGAGCCTATTGAATCGTTAAGCCACGTAAGAGCTAAAATCTATAATCAAAAACTGGATTTTAAAGCCTATAACAACATCATCAACGATATCGTAGAAGGCAATTATTCTAACATTCACCTATCGGCATTTATTACAGCCTGTGCGGGCGACCGAATGGATATTGATGAGATAGCAGACCTTACTAAAGCGATGATAGCTTCAGGAAAACAATTGGATTGGAGTAAAGATATTGTGGTCGATAAACATTGTATTGGTGGTTTACCAGGCAATAGAACAACCCCATTGGTAGTAGCTATTGTTGCCGCTTATGGACTTACAATGCCTAAAACTTCGTCACGTGCCATCACTTCACCAGCTGGTACAGCAGATACAATGGAAGTATTGACCAATGTAACGCTCTCTTCCAAAGAAATAAAAGCTGTAGTCGAAAAAGAAGGAGGATGTTTTGTCTGGGGAGGTACAGCGCAATTAAGTCCTGCCGACGATGTGCTCATTAAAATTGAAAAAGCTTTGGATATCGATAGTGAAGGTCAGCTTATAGCTTCTGTACTTTCTAAAAAGGCTGCAGCAGGATCCACTCACGTTGTCATTGATATTCCAAGTGGTGAAACCGCCAAGGTTCGCAGTACTGAAATGGCTCTAAAATTAAAAAATCATATGGAAACCGTTGGCACTGCTGTTGGGTTGAAGGTAAAAGCTGTGGTTACTGATGGCACGCAGCCTGTTGGAAGGGGAATCGGTCCCACGTTAGAAGCTATTGATATATTAAAAGTTTTGAAAAATGAAGCTGATGCACCTAAAGACCTAACAGAAAGAGCATTGCTTTTAGCCGCTGAACTATTTGAGCTTTCTGGAAAAGAAGAAAAAGGATTGGGACTGGAAACAGCACGTCAAATTCTCAAATCTGGAAAAGCATATGAAAAGTTTATCGCCATTTGTAAAGCACAAGGTCGCTTTTCAAAACCAGTTTTAGCACCTCATAAAATTGAAATTACAGCCGAAAGATCCGGAATTTTAAAAAGAATTGATAACCGAAAAATCGCAAAGCTCGCAAAGCTTTCAGGAGCACCTCAATCTATTTCGGCAGGAATTCTATTAAACATCCATTTGGGAGAACAAATAGAAAAGAATCAATTGCTATATACTTTATATGCTGAATCCAAAGGCGAACTTAACTATGCATTGGAATATAAAAATAACCATAACGACATCATAACCATAATTTAA
- a CDS encoding PRC-barrel domain-containing protein, with protein sequence MTRHRIMIEKWKYDEAGQDVKRSTSRDPNEISAPLEHLEELKKSDYKISDHLSGIYGWQVLLNTGGKVGRLKDFLFDRNHKRIRYLVVTLEKGRNTKENKNILIPVGKAEINQQPEKIIIQKEITSEELLNLPEFTNVKSLAIEDEKETVRAFAGSSTKEIPYTEENFYDREEFREENFFGDLHDKG encoded by the coding sequence ATGACGAGACACAGAATAATGATAGAAAAATGGAAATACGATGAGGCTGGTCAGGATGTAAAAAGAAGTACCTCAAGAGATCCTAACGAAATTTCTGCACCACTTGAGCATTTAGAAGAGCTTAAGAAGAGTGACTACAAGATTTCTGATCATCTGTCGGGAATTTACGGTTGGCAAGTCCTTTTAAATACAGGAGGTAAAGTGGGAAGACTGAAGGATTTTCTGTTCGACAGAAATCACAAAAGAATAAGATATTTAGTTGTGACCCTGGAGAAAGGCAGAAATACAAAAGAGAATAAAAACATTTTGATTCCTGTAGGAAAAGCAGAAATAAATCAACAGCCAGAAAAGATAATAATACAAAAAGAAATTACTTCAGAAGAACTATTGAACTTACCAGAATTCACAAACGTTAAAAGCCTGGCAATTGAAGATGAAAAAGAAACAGTAAGAGCCTTTGCTGGTTCTTCTACAAAAGAAATTCCGTACACCGAAGAGAATTTTTATGACCGTGAAGAGTTTAGGGAGGAAAACTTCTTTGGTGATTTACATGACAAGGGTTAG